A single region of the Musa acuminata AAA Group cultivar baxijiao chromosome BXJ1-11, Cavendish_Baxijiao_AAA, whole genome shotgun sequence genome encodes:
- the LOC103971161 gene encoding probable BOI-related E3 ubiquitin-protein ligase 2 isoform X2: MAVQARPLSDAFSPDLRNRAGKGALGDLQAMQDHLGLHAGLGLGKQPRRHHRQEIFNGATVSSDPRSELTCNASASRKRAREESMAATVNNISGVRLLESGAASTSGRQAPSSQPASPLARDLVSLLYQQNLEIDALVRLESERLRAGMGETCERRCRALVSGLEQQVMKRLMEKEAELECVNRRNAELEQQMRQVSEENKIWFAMAKNNEAVVCSLRTSLEQALLRSAAGEGGEGQEGYGDSEAAKLLVDDAQSCCFGVEERVQRRTVCRVCGKKDVCVLLLPCKHLSLCKDCESKAHACPICGSSKEVSLQIFMC, encoded by the exons ATGGCCGTGCAAGCTCGACCTCTCTCCGACGCTTTCTCCCCGGATTTGCGCAACCG AGCGGGGAAGGGTGCGCTGGGTGATCTCCAGGCGATGCAGGACCACCTTGGACTCCACGCCGGTCTCGGCCTCG GGAAGCAGCCGCGGCGGCACCACCGGCAGGAAATCTTCAACGGCGCCACTGTGTCAAGCGACCCGCGGAGCGAGCTCACTTGCAATGCCTCCGCGTCGAGGAAGCGGGCGCGGGAAGAATCCATGGCCGCGACAGTTAACAACATCTCCGGGGTTCGGTTGCTCGAGTCCGGCGCCGCCTCCACCAGCGGCCGGCAGGCTCCGTCTTCGCAACCCGCATCGCCCCTGGCTCGAGATCTCGTTTCCCTTCTCTACCAGCAGAACCTTGAGATCGACGCCCTCGTCCGCCTTGAG AGCGAGAGACTGCGGGCTGGAATGGGGGAGACGTGCGAGAGGCGATGCAGGGCTCTCGTCTCGGGGCTGGAGCAGCAGGTGATGAAACGGTTGATGGAGAAGGAAGCCGAGTTGGAGTGCGTCAACCGGAGGAATGCGGAGTTGGAGCAGCAGATGCGGCAGGTGAGCGAGGAGAACAAGATCTGGTTTGCCATGGCCAAGAACAACGAGGCCGTAGTGTGCAGCCTGAGGACGAGCCTGGAGCAGGCCCTTCTCCGGAGCGCCGCCGGCGAGGGGGGAGAAGGGCAGGAAGGGTACGGCGACAGCGAAGCGGCGAAGCTGCTTGTCGACGACGCGCAGTCGTGCTGCTTCGGGGTGGAAGAGAGGGTCCAGCGGCGGACGGTCTGCAGGGTGTGCGGGAAGAAGGACGTGTGCGTCTTGCTGCTCCCTTGCAAGCATCTCTCCCTCTGCAAGGACTGCGAATCGAAGGCGCACGCGTGTCCCATCTGTGGCTCCTCCAAGGAGGTCTCGCTCCAAATCTTCATGTGCTGA
- the LOC103971161 gene encoding probable BOI-related E3 ubiquitin-protein ligase 2 isoform X1, with translation MAVQARPLSDAFSPDLRNRGRAGKGALGDLQAMQDHLGLHAGLGLGKQPRRHHRQEIFNGATVSSDPRSELTCNASASRKRAREESMAATVNNISGVRLLESGAASTSGRQAPSSQPASPLARDLVSLLYQQNLEIDALVRLESERLRAGMGETCERRCRALVSGLEQQVMKRLMEKEAELECVNRRNAELEQQMRQVSEENKIWFAMAKNNEAVVCSLRTSLEQALLRSAAGEGGEGQEGYGDSEAAKLLVDDAQSCCFGVEERVQRRTVCRVCGKKDVCVLLLPCKHLSLCKDCESKAHACPICGSSKEVSLQIFMC, from the exons ATGGCCGTGCAAGCTCGACCTCTCTCCGACGCTTTCTCCCCGGATTTGCGCAACCG TGGCAGAGCGGGGAAGGGTGCGCTGGGTGATCTCCAGGCGATGCAGGACCACCTTGGACTCCACGCCGGTCTCGGCCTCG GGAAGCAGCCGCGGCGGCACCACCGGCAGGAAATCTTCAACGGCGCCACTGTGTCAAGCGACCCGCGGAGCGAGCTCACTTGCAATGCCTCCGCGTCGAGGAAGCGGGCGCGGGAAGAATCCATGGCCGCGACAGTTAACAACATCTCCGGGGTTCGGTTGCTCGAGTCCGGCGCCGCCTCCACCAGCGGCCGGCAGGCTCCGTCTTCGCAACCCGCATCGCCCCTGGCTCGAGATCTCGTTTCCCTTCTCTACCAGCAGAACCTTGAGATCGACGCCCTCGTCCGCCTTGAG AGCGAGAGACTGCGGGCTGGAATGGGGGAGACGTGCGAGAGGCGATGCAGGGCTCTCGTCTCGGGGCTGGAGCAGCAGGTGATGAAACGGTTGATGGAGAAGGAAGCCGAGTTGGAGTGCGTCAACCGGAGGAATGCGGAGTTGGAGCAGCAGATGCGGCAGGTGAGCGAGGAGAACAAGATCTGGTTTGCCATGGCCAAGAACAACGAGGCCGTAGTGTGCAGCCTGAGGACGAGCCTGGAGCAGGCCCTTCTCCGGAGCGCCGCCGGCGAGGGGGGAGAAGGGCAGGAAGGGTACGGCGACAGCGAAGCGGCGAAGCTGCTTGTCGACGACGCGCAGTCGTGCTGCTTCGGGGTGGAAGAGAGGGTCCAGCGGCGGACGGTCTGCAGGGTGTGCGGGAAGAAGGACGTGTGCGTCTTGCTGCTCCCTTGCAAGCATCTCTCCCTCTGCAAGGACTGCGAATCGAAGGCGCACGCGTGTCCCATCTGTGGCTCCTCCAAGGAGGTCTCGCTCCAAATCTTCATGTGCTGA